The following is a genomic window from Ignavibacteriota bacterium.
CCACATCGATGGTCAATGCGAGCATATAATCCAGCAGGATACAGCTGTCAGGTATCACGACCCGCTCCACCGACGAATGGGTGATGTCGCGCTCATGCCAGAGCGCCACATTTTCCATTGCTGCCTGGGCATTGCCGCGGAGCACGCGTGCGAGCCCGGCGATGCGCTCGCAGGTGATCGGGTTCCGCTTGTGCGGCATCGCCGACGATCCCTTCTGCCCCTTGGAGAAATATTCCTCCGCTTCCAGCACTTCGGTCTTCTGGAGGTGCCGGATCTCGGTGGCGATCTTCTCCAGCGATGCGCCGGTGAGCGCAAGGGCATTCATAAACTCTGCGTGGCGGTCACGCTGCAGTACCTGCGTCGACACCGGAGCCGGCGCAAGGCCGAGGTGGGCGCACACGTATTCTTCCACCGCCGGACTCAGATGCTCGAAGGTCCCCACGGCACCCGAGATCTGCCCCACGGCGATACGCTCGACCGCGCCTTTCATCCGGACGATGTTCCGCTGCGCCTCCGCATACCACAAGGCCAGCTTCAACCCGAACGTGGTCGGTTCGGCATGGATCCCATGCGTCCTCCCCACGGTGATGGTCGTCTTGAACTCCTTCGCACGGCGCGCGAGCACGGCCGCGAGTTTCTCCAGGGCTTCCAGGAGCATCTCCCCGGACTGCTTCATCTGTACGGCCAGGGCGGTATCGAGCACATCCGACGACGTCATGCCCAGATGGATGAAGCGGGCTTCGGGGCCGACATACTCCCCGACGTTCGTCAGGAACGCGATCACATCGTGCCGCACCTCTTCTTCGATCGCTTCGATACGCTTCACGTCGAAGTTGGCCTTCGAGCGGATGACGGCAACGGCCTCGGCAGGGATCACTCCCTGCCGGGCCTGGGCTTCACAGGCAAGGACCTCGATCTCGAGCCAGATCCGGTAGCGGTTCTCATCCTCCCAGATGGCTCCCATGGCGGGACGTGTATAGCGGCTGATCATTCGGGCTGCTTCTCCAGACGAAGGGAAACGGTCATTTCATGGCGGTCACGGATCACTTTCAATTTCAGGGTCTCGCCGGTCCGGGCTTCATCCACGATCGCGATCAGCGAGGACTCATCGTTCACCTTCTCGCCGTTGGCTTCGATGATGATGTCACCCTCACGCATCCCCGCACGTTCTGCGGGGCTGGAACGTTTCACGTCACTGACGATCACACCCTGCACCTTGTCGAGCCCGAAGTAGCGGGCGATCCGGCGGTCGACCGCCTGGATCTGCAGGCCGGTCCAGAAATTCCGTTCGATCTTGCCGCTCTTGCGGAGCTCCGCGACGATCGTCTTCACCCGGTTGATCGGGATGGCGAACCCGAGGCCCACATTCCCCTGGTTCGGCGTATAAATGACGGAGTTCACACCGATCACCTCTCCCGTCGCATTCAGGAGCGGGCCACCGCTGTTCCCCGAATTGATGGCGGCATCGGTCTGGATCATGTCGCGGTAGACGCGCCCTTCGCCCGACTCCACCTTCATGCCGGTATTGCTCACGACGCCCACGGTCACGGTCGGCTTGTCGTTGATGTCGAACAGCCCGAACGGATTGCCGAGAGCGATCACCCATTCACCGATGATCACATCATCCGACCCACCGAGGCGGACGAACGGAAGGCCCGTGCCGTCGATCTTGAGGAGTGCGATGTCGGAGATCAGGTCCGTACCCACGAGCCGGGCTTTGTACTGCTTGCCGCTGGTCATGGTGACGGTGATCTCTTTCGCATTGCCCGCAACGTGATCGTTCGTGAGAATGTACCCATCCGGAGAGATGATGAACCCGGAGCCGAGCCCCTGCACCTGCTGCGTATACGTGCGATCGCCGAAGAACTGGCGGAAGAACGGATCGTCGCCCCAGGGAGAGACCTGGCGGTACTGGCGGAGTTCGACGACATTGATGCCCACAACGGCGGGACTTGCGGCGGCGACGGCGCGGGTGATGGCATTGCGGCGGCCGGTCCCGAGTGACTCGGCGACCGAATCACGTCCTTCAGGTGTCGATCCGATGGCGAACGCATGGTCAAAGGCAGCATCCGGGCCATGCGATGGTTGCGCGGGATCCGGTTCAGCGACGGCACTTTTGCCGAGGCTGTAGCCGATGACACCCCCGCCGACGGACGTTGCAAGAACAAGAAGCAGCAACCCAACCACACGCGCGATCATACGTCTCTCCTCTGTGCACGTTGTTCCAGAATGAACTCACGGACCGGTCCGATGAGCCGGGACAGGATCAGGATCATCAACAGGACGATGAACCAGGGAGCCGCCCGCGGGTCCAGGATGCCGGGCAGAACTCCGGGCCACAGGAACACGACCACCGGACTCACGATGCTTGCCACAGCACTGGCCGGGTTGACACTCCGGAGCATGGCAAAGGCAAGGGCCCACACCAGACACCAGAGCGGCACGAATCCCCAGAGCAGGACCAATGCGGCTCCCGCGGCAGTCGCGAGGCCTCTTCCACCTTTGAACTTCAACCAGAACGGGTAATTATGACCCAGAACCGCCGATAATGCGGAGATCATCCCGGTCAAGGGCCACTCGCCTCCGAAGGAGCGAACAGCGTAGACGGCGAGGACGCCCTTCAGGAGATCGAGGACCAGCACGCTCACGCCGACGGCGCGGGACCGGGTGACCTCAAAACTATTGAGCGCTCCTACGTTTCCGCTTCCTGCGGCCCGAAGATCGATACGGGATTGCCAACGAACCAGGATGAAGGCGGTCGGGATGGAACCCAGAAGATAGCCGGTCAGTGCGGCAAGAAGGATCAGTTCCACAATGTCCCGATGACGTAGAAAGCGCGTTTATACTCAAAGGTACAAAAAACGGCCTGGAGAGTCAACGGCGGTGGTTTTCTTGATATTCCTGCACGAATGAGGTATATTGGGCAAGATGACCGACCCCAGGCTCCACCAACTTTTCACCCGCTTCAAGAGCGGGGCACTCTCCGAGGAAGAGCTCCTGCAGCAGCTGTCCTCCCGCATGTATGAGTCATTGGGCTTCGCCACAGTGGACCATCACCGGGAGATGCGTCAGGGTTTCCCGGAAGTGATCTTCAGTGAAGGGAAGACGCCCCGGCAGGTAGCAGAGATCGCGCGCGCGATCGTACGCCGGGGCAGTGTGCTCCTTGCAACGCGTGCATCGCAGGCGCACTTCAACGCCGTGAAGAAGATCATTCGCGGCGCCCGCTACAACGCGGAAGCGCGGACGATTTCAGGCAATGAGACGAAGATCGTCCATCAGGGGCGCGGTACCATTCTGGTGGTGACCGCGGGGACATCCGACATCCCGGTGGCAGCGGAGGCGGTCGTGACCGCCACGGTGATGGGGAATGACGTTGCCACGTTGTTCGATGTTGGGGTGGCAGGGATCCACAGGATCCTGATGCAGAGTCAGAAACTCCGTCAGGCCACGGTCATCATCGTGGTCGCTGGGATGGAAGGCGCACTCGCCAGCGTGGTCGGCGGCATGGTGGATGTGCCGGTGATCGCCGTGCCGACCTCGGTCGGGTACGGCGCCAATTTCCGTGGTGTTTCAGCGCTTCTGGGCATGCTCAACTCGTGCGCATCCGGCGTCACCGTTGTGAACATCGACAACGGTTTCGGCGCGGGGTATGCGGCCTCACTCATGAACCGTTCCGCCGGTGACCATCGTCACAGCCGGTGAACGGTTCTCTTGAATTCAACACGGTCGTTGTCTATATTGAATAGTTCACATCCTAATCATCTCTTCCGCCCTCAGCACCTGACCACACTATGAAAGCCGTAATCATGGCTGGTGGGTTCGGGACACGGTTGCGCCCGCTCACCTGCAACACGCCCAAACCCATGGTGCCACTCATGAATAAACCCATGATGGCCCACATTGTTGCCTTGCTGAAAAAGCACGGGCTCAACGACATCATTGCCACCCTCTTCTATTCTCCCGAGGCGATCACCGGTCACTTCGGGGACGGATCGTCGATGGGTGTCAAGATGCAATACGTCAGGGCCGATGCGGATTACGGCACAGCGGGAAGCGTCCGCAACGCCACGAAAGGGATGAACGAACGCATCCTGATCATCAGTGGTGACGTGCTCACCGACTTCGACCTGACCGCCGCCCTCCGCTACCACGAAGCCAAGAATGCCAAAGCCACGATCGTCCTGACCCACGCGAAGAACCCACTGCAGTTCGGCGTGGTCATCACGGGCGAGGATGGCAAGATCACACGCTTCCTCGAGAAGCCCTCGTGGGGCGAAGTCTTCAGCGACACGATCAATACCGGCATCTACATCATCGAGCCGGACATCCTGGAGAAGATCCCCTACCGCCAGGATTTCGATTTCAGCAAGGACCTCTTCCCGCTCATGCTGCGGCAGGAGGACCTGGGTCTCTACGGGTTCACCACGGACGGGTACTGGCGCGACATCGGTAACCTGAACGAGTATCAGGATGCCCACATGGACGTCCTGGCAGGGACCGTCGACGTGGACATCGACGGCCTGCGATCGGGCAATGCCTCGATCGGCGAAGGCACGCGGATCGACCTCGCCGGCGTCCATCTTTCGGGCCGCGTGATCGTAGGAAAGAACTGCACGATCGGCGAGGGGTCGAAGATCTCGAACTCGATCATCGGCGACAACAGTGTGATCGGGCCGGGGTCCATCATCACCAACTCGGTGATCTGGAGCGATGTGGTGGTCGGACATAATTCCGAGCTCTCGTCGGATGTGATCGGCTCCAAATGCTCCATCGGCGAGAAGGCGGTCATCGCGGAGAACGTATTCATCGGCGACGGCTGCTGGATCGGGCGCGGGGCCCGGCTGAGCGCGAACATCAAACTCTGGCCGGAGAAGGTCGTCGAGGAAGGCGCCGTCCTCACACGCAGCCTCGTGTGGGAGGACAAATGGCTGCGCGAGCTCTTCACCGATTCGCGCGTCACCGGCCTGTCCAATATCGAGATGAACCCCGAATTCGGCGCGAAACTGGGCGCGGCCTACGGGGCCTTCATCGGCGCGGGCAAGACCGTCGTGACCTGCCGCGATTCCGACAATGTGTCGCGCATGATGAACCGCGCGATCCTCTGCGGCCTCGTGTCCGCCGGGGTGAACACCTTCGATCTCCGGGCGATCTCCATCCCCCTGCTCCGCCACGAACTGAGCAGCGGCAAGGAGGCCGGCGGTATCCACGTCCGCCGCAACCCGACCGACAAGAACCTGACGGACATCATCTTCTTCGATGCCAACGGCAAGGACCTCCCCACCTCCAAGACAAAGAGCGTGGAACGCCTCTTCTTCGGCGAGGACTTCGCCCGCGCGCCGCGCGAGAAGGTCGGGGGCATCTCCTTCCCGGAACGCACCACCGAGGCATACAAGGAGAAGTTCCTGTCCTCCCTCGACATCGAGGCGATCGGCAAGAAGAAGTTCAAGCTGGTCATCGACTACTCCAACGGCGTCGCCTCCACGATCTTCCCGATCATCCTCGGGTCGTTCGATTGCCAGGTGGTGGCCCTCAACGCGCACCTCGACCCGCGGAAGCTGACGCGGGACAAGTACGAGTTCGACTACTCGATGAAGCAGCTCTCGCACATCGTGACGTCGCTGAAATACGATATGGGCATCCTGATCGACGGCGGCGGGGAGCGCCTGTTCCTCGTGAACGAGAACGGCGATGCATTCGACA
Proteins encoded in this region:
- a CDS encoding adenylosuccinate lyase; this translates as MISRYTRPAMGAIWEDENRYRIWLEIEVLACEAQARQGVIPAEAVAVIRSKANFDVKRIEAIEEEVRHDVIAFLTNVGEYVGPEARFIHLGMTSSDVLDTALAVQMKQSGEMLLEALEKLAAVLARRAKEFKTTITVGRTHGIHAEPTTFGLKLALWYAEAQRNIVRMKGAVERIAVGQISGAVGTFEHLSPAVEEYVCAHLGLAPAPVSTQVLQRDRHAEFMNALALTGASLEKIATEIRHLQKTEVLEAEEYFSKGQKGSSAMPHKRNPITCERIAGLARVLRGNAQAAMENVALWHERDITHSSVERVVIPDSCILLDYMLALTIDVVDRLLVYPENMLTNLHKTHGLIFSQSVLLALTKKGMKREDAYRIVQTCAMDVWQSGKEFKDLLLAEPAVRDVLGVEGVEALFDLNKSIKNVDVIFARAGLA
- a CDS encoding trypsin-like peptidase domain-containing protein — protein: MIARVVGLLLLVLATSVGGGVIGYSLGKSAVAEPDPAQPSHGPDAAFDHAFAIGSTPEGRDSVAESLGTGRRNAITRAVAAASPAVVGINVVELRQYRQVSPWGDDPFFRQFFGDRTYTQQVQGLGSGFIISPDGYILTNDHVAGNAKEITVTMTSGKQYKARLVGTDLISDIALLKIDGTGLPFVRLGGSDDVIIGEWVIALGNPFGLFDINDKPTVTVGVVSNTGMKVESGEGRVYRDMIQTDAAINSGNSGGPLLNATGEVIGVNSVIYTPNQGNVGLGFAIPINRVKTIVAELRKSGKIERNFWTGLQIQAVDRRIARYFGLDKVQGVIVSDVKRSSPAERAGMREGDIIIEANGEKVNDESSLIAIVDEARTGETLKLKVIRDRHEMTVSLRLEKQPE
- a CDS encoding glycerol-3-phosphate acyltransferase, with the translated sequence MELILLAALTGYLLGSIPTAFILVRWQSRIDLRAAGSGNVGALNSFEVTRSRAVGVSVLVLDLLKGVLAVYAVRSFGGEWPLTGMISALSAVLGHNYPFWLKFKGGRGLATAAGAALVLLWGFVPLWCLVWALAFAMLRSVNPASAVASIVSPVVVFLWPGVLPGILDPRAAPWFIVLLMILILSRLIGPVREFILEQRAQRRDV
- the larB gene encoding nickel pincer cofactor biosynthesis protein LarB is translated as MTDPRLHQLFTRFKSGALSEEELLQQLSSRMYESLGFATVDHHREMRQGFPEVIFSEGKTPRQVAEIARAIVRRGSVLLATRASQAHFNAVKKIIRGARYNAEARTISGNETKIVHQGRGTILVVTAGTSDIPVAAEAVVTATVMGNDVATLFDVGVAGIHRILMQSQKLRQATVIIVVAGMEGALASVVGGMVDVPVIAVPTSVGYGANFRGVSALLGMLNSCASGVTVVNIDNGFGAGYAASLMNRSAGDHRHSR
- a CDS encoding NTP transferase domain-containing protein, which produces MKAVIMAGGFGTRLRPLTCNTPKPMVPLMNKPMMAHIVALLKKHGLNDIIATLFYSPEAITGHFGDGSSMGVKMQYVRADADYGTAGSVRNATKGMNERILIISGDVLTDFDLTAALRYHEAKNAKATIVLTHAKNPLQFGVVITGEDGKITRFLEKPSWGEVFSDTINTGIYIIEPDILEKIPYRQDFDFSKDLFPLMLRQEDLGLYGFTTDGYWRDIGNLNEYQDAHMDVLAGTVDVDIDGLRSGNASIGEGTRIDLAGVHLSGRVIVGKNCTIGEGSKISNSIIGDNSVIGPGSIITNSVIWSDVVVGHNSELSSDVIGSKCSIGEKAVIAENVFIGDGCWIGRGARLSANIKLWPEKVVEEGAVLTRSLVWEDKWLRELFTDSRVTGLSNIEMNPEFGAKLGAAYGAFIGAGKTVVTCRDSDNVSRMMNRAILCGLVSAGVNTFDLRAISIPLLRHELSSGKEAGGIHVRRNPTDKNLTDIIFFDANGKDLPTSKTKSVERLFFGEDFARAPREKVGGISFPERTTEAYKEKFLSSLDIEAIGKKKFKLVIDYSNGVASTIFPIILGSFDCQVVALNAHLDPRKLTRDKYEFDYSMKQLSHIVTSLKYDMGILIDGGGERLFLVNENGDAFDSDRLLTVVTDMFLQTHKDVDSIAVPITSSGEIDLLAERHKVKVVKTRNSHLAMMEAAANKSIRFIGGTKGGFIFTDFFFATDAMYSLAKLLEMMAHADKRLGEFDTEIPRLYLARRTVNCSWEHKGKVMRHIMADTDTMRRELVDGVKVYMPEGSKGISVLMIPDKERPLFHVSAEARDQQSADRLALDYEKKVIIWRDEP